The region CCCAGCAAGTAGAAGCCGGCGCAGACGTCATCCAGGTCTTCGACTCCTGGGCCGGAGCCCTCTCGGTCGAGGACTATCGCCAGTTCTGCCTCGCCCCTACAAAGCAGTTGGTAGAAAACATCCGCAACATGGGCGTCCCCGCCATCTACTTCGGCGTAGACACCGCCTCGCTCCTCCCCACCATGACCGAAACCGGAGCCGACGTCCTCGGCCTCGACTGGCGCATTCCTCTCGACGAGGGCTGGAAATCGGTGGGCACAGCCCACGCGATACAAGGAAACTTAGACCCCATCGCCCTCTTTGCCCCCCAGGAAGTCCTCCACGCCCGCGTCAAAACCATCCTGCAACAAGCCGCCAACCGCCCCGGTCACATCTTCAACCTAGGCCACGGCATCGTCCCTGGCACCCCGGTCGAAAACGTCATCCAGGTAGCCCGCTGGGTCCACGAACTCTCGGCCCGCTAGCCTCTAGCCCGCAACTCAGGAAAGAATCGAAACTCAGCGTTCAAACATCTATTCTGCCGGTATGAAAAACATCGGTTTTCTCTCCTTCGGACACTGGAACCCCTCCCCGCAGTCAGCGACACGCTCGGCTGCGGACGTCCTCCTGCAGTCCATCGACCTCGCAGTTGAAGCCGAGCGCCTCGGCATGGACGGAGCCTACTTCCGCGTCCATCACTTCGCACGCCAGTTAGCCTCGCCCTTCCCATTGCTGGCAGCCGTCGGAGCCCGCACCAAAAAGATCGAGATCGGCACTGGTGTCATCGATATGCGGTACGAAAACCCGCATTACATGGCAGAAGACGCCGGTTCCGCGGACCTCATCGCCGGCTCCCGCCTCCAGCTAGGCATCAGCCGAGGATCACCGGAGCAGGTCATTGAAGGCTGGCGGCACTTCGGCCACGACCTGGCCCCGGGAGAAGACGATGCCGCCATGGGTCGCCGCCACACAGAAATGTTCCTCGAGCTCCTCGGCGGCAAAGGCTTCGCCCAACCCAACCCTCGCCCCATGTTCGCCAACCCTCCCGGCCTCCTGCGTCTCGAGCCGCACTCTGAAACCCTCCGCGACCGTATCTGGTGGGGTTCGGCTACGAACGCCACCGCCGTCTGGGCCGCAAAGCTCGGAATGAACCTCCAGAGCTCGACCCTCAAGTTCGATGAAACCGGCGAGCCCCTGCACATCCAGCAAGCCGCCCAGATCCGCGCCTTCCGCGCCTCCTGGAAGGAAGCCGGCCACACCCGCACCCCTCGCGTCTCCGTCAGCCGAAGCATCTTCGCCCTCATGAACGATCAGGACCGCGCCTACTTCGGTCGCAGCGGCCAGGAAACAGACCAGATCGGCTTCATCGACGGAGCCACCCGCGCCGTCTTCGGCCGAGACTACGCCGCAGAACCAGAGGTGCTCATCCAGCAGCTAAAAAACGATCAGGCCATCGCAGAAGCAGACACCCTCCTCCTCACGGTCCCCAACCAGCTAGGCGTCGCCTATAACGTCCACGTCATGGAAGCCATCCTAAAGACGGTTGCTCCCGCGCTCGGCTGGCGTTGACCATTGGCTCGACAATCGTCGCGTCCTCCTTCGGCAACGGCATGCTGCCTTCTCCCATGCGAGCGTAGGCTGGGGCGTAGAGGATGGTAGACCACTAGCTATGAGGCATGTAG is a window of Granulicella tundricola MP5ACTX9 DNA encoding:
- a CDS encoding LLM class flavin-dependent oxidoreductase; this translates as MKNIGFLSFGHWNPSPQSATRSAADVLLQSIDLAVEAERLGMDGAYFRVHHFARQLASPFPLLAAVGARTKKIEIGTGVIDMRYENPHYMAEDAGSADLIAGSRLQLGISRGSPEQVIEGWRHFGHDLAPGEDDAAMGRRHTEMFLELLGGKGFAQPNPRPMFANPPGLLRLEPHSETLRDRIWWGSATNATAVWAAKLGMNLQSSTLKFDETGEPLHIQQAAQIRAFRASWKEAGHTRTPRVSVSRSIFALMNDQDRAYFGRSGQETDQIGFIDGATRAVFGRDYAAEPEVLIQQLKNDQAIAEADTLLLTVPNQLGVAYNVHVMEAILKTVAPALGWR